In Calonectris borealis chromosome 22, bCalBor7.hap1.2, whole genome shotgun sequence, one genomic interval encodes:
- the PGAP3 gene encoding GPI-specific phospholipase A2-like PGAP3 isoform X1 yields MAAGGAARAALLLLLGAAAAPGPARGSQGDREPLYRECLGRCERQNCSGAALRHFRARQPLYMGLTGWTCRDDCKYECMWLTVRLYVQGGHRVPQFHGKWPFSRFLFFQEPASAFASFLNGLASFVMLLRYKAAVPPASPMYPTCVAFAWVSLNAWFWSTVFHTRDTAVTEKLDYFCASAVVLHSVYLCCVRTLGLQRPALISIFRAFLLLFLACHISYLTLVRFDYGYNMAANAAIGLLNLAWWLRWCLRNRPRLPHVWKCAAVVLLLQALALLELLDFPPLFWVLDAHALWHIGTIPLNVLFYSFLVDDSLYLLKANSDLFKAD; encoded by the exons atggcggccggcggcgcggcgcgggccgcgctgctgctgctgctgggggcagcggcggcgccgggcccggcccggggctcgCAGGGGGACCGGGAGCCGCTGTACCGCGAGTGCCTGGGCCGCTGCGAGCGGCAGAACTGCTCGGGGGCGGCGCTGCGGCACTTCCGCGCCCGCCAGCCGCTCTACATGGGCCTGACAG GCTGGACCTGCCGCGACGACTGCAAGTACGAGTGCATGTGGCTGACGGTGCGGCTCTACGTCCAGGGCGGCCACAGGGTGCCCCAGTTCCACGGCAAG TGGCCCTTCTCGCGGTTCCTGTTCTTCCAGGAGCCGGCCTCCGCCTTCGCCTCCTTCCTCAACGGCCTGGCCAGCTTCGTCATGCTGCTGCGCTACAAAGCCGCCgtccccccggcctcccccaTGTACCCCACCTGCGTCGCCTTCGCCTGG GTCTCCTTAAACGCCTGGTTCTGGTCCACCGTTTTCCACACGAGGGACACGGCTGTGACGGAG aAACTGGACTATTTCTGCGCTTCGGCCGTCGTCCTGCACTCCGTGTACCTGTGCTGCGTCAG GACGCTGGGGCTGCAGCGGCCAGCCTTAATCAGCATCTTCagggccttcctcctcctcttcctcgcctgCCACATCTCCTACCTGACCCTCGTCCGCTTCGACTACGGCTACAACATGGCTGCGAACGCGGCGATCG ggctcctcAACCTGGCGTGGTGGCTGCGGTGGTGCCTGCGGAACCGCCCGCGCCTGCCCCACGTCTGGAAGTGCGCGGccgtggtgctgctgctgcaggcgctGGCGCTGCTGGAGCTCCTCGACTTCCCCCCCCTCTTCTGGGTGCTGGACGCCCACGCGCTCTGGCACATCGGCACCATCCCCCTCAACGTCCTCTTCTACAG TTTCCTGGTGGACGACAGCCTCTACCTCCTGAAGGCCAACTCCGACCTCTTCAAAGCGGACTag
- the PGAP3 gene encoding GPI-specific phospholipase A2-like PGAP3 isoform X3: protein MAAGGAARAALLLLLGAAAAPGPARGSQGDREPLYRECLGRCERQNCSGAALRHFRARQPLYMGLTGWTCRDDCKYECMWLTVRLYVQGGHRVPQFHGKEPASAFASFLNGLASFVMLLRYKAAVPPASPMYPTCVAFAWVSLNAWFWSTVFHTRDTAVTEKLDYFCASAVVLHSVYLCCVRTLGLQRPALISIFRAFLLLFLACHISYLTLVRFDYGYNMAANAAIGLLNLAWWLRWCLRNRPRLPHVWKCAAVVLLLQALALLELLDFPPLFWVLDAHALWHIGTIPLNVLFYSFLVDDSLYLLKANSDLFKAD from the exons atggcggccggcggcgcggcgcgggccgcgctgctgctgctgctgggggcagcggcggcgccgggcccggcccggggctcgCAGGGGGACCGGGAGCCGCTGTACCGCGAGTGCCTGGGCCGCTGCGAGCGGCAGAACTGCTCGGGGGCGGCGCTGCGGCACTTCCGCGCCCGCCAGCCGCTCTACATGGGCCTGACAG GCTGGACCTGCCGCGACGACTGCAAGTACGAGTGCATGTGGCTGACGGTGCGGCTCTACGTCCAGGGCGGCCACAGGGTGCCCCAGTTCCACGGCAAG GAGCCGGCCTCCGCCTTCGCCTCCTTCCTCAACGGCCTGGCCAGCTTCGTCATGCTGCTGCGCTACAAAGCCGCCgtccccccggcctcccccaTGTACCCCACCTGCGTCGCCTTCGCCTGG GTCTCCTTAAACGCCTGGTTCTGGTCCACCGTTTTCCACACGAGGGACACGGCTGTGACGGAG aAACTGGACTATTTCTGCGCTTCGGCCGTCGTCCTGCACTCCGTGTACCTGTGCTGCGTCAG GACGCTGGGGCTGCAGCGGCCAGCCTTAATCAGCATCTTCagggccttcctcctcctcttcctcgcctgCCACATCTCCTACCTGACCCTCGTCCGCTTCGACTACGGCTACAACATGGCTGCGAACGCGGCGATCG ggctcctcAACCTGGCGTGGTGGCTGCGGTGGTGCCTGCGGAACCGCCCGCGCCTGCCCCACGTCTGGAAGTGCGCGGccgtggtgctgctgctgcaggcgctGGCGCTGCTGGAGCTCCTCGACTTCCCCCCCCTCTTCTGGGTGCTGGACGCCCACGCGCTCTGGCACATCGGCACCATCCCCCTCAACGTCCTCTTCTACAG TTTCCTGGTGGACGACAGCCTCTACCTCCTGAAGGCCAACTCCGACCTCTTCAAAGCGGACTag
- the PNMT gene encoding LOW QUALITY PROTEIN: phenylethanolamine N-methyltransferase (The sequence of the model RefSeq protein was modified relative to this genomic sequence to represent the inferred CDS: deleted 1 base in 1 codon), with protein MAAATSAPGRAIARRGPPSPAGDIRRFGGGRAPPPQPLAMSSLAALREGYERFDPRAYLQNNYLPPRADFSSEEFVVPWKLRCLAETFASGEIHGRTLIDVGSGPTIYQLLSACDHFEEIVATDYLAVNREELGRWARGEPGTFDWSPFIQHVCKIEGRGEPWQEKQRRLRARLRRILPIDVHRPDPLGAPLRPPADAVLSAFCLEAVSPDRAAFARALAHVGSLLRPGGHALLLGALGESFYLAGAARLPVVPLAEDDVRAALAGAGFALRDFRSYAMPPALRTGVDDVDGVFFAHAQKPLEA; from the exons ATGGCGGCCGCCACCTCCGCGCCGGGCAGGGCCATCGCTCGccgcggcccccccagcccggccggggaTATAAGGCGG tttgggggcgggcgggcgccgccgccgcagcccctcgCCATGAGCAGCCTGGCCGCCCTCCGGGAGGGCTACGAGCGCTTCGACCCCCGCGCCTACCTGCAGAACAACTACCTGCCCCCCCGGGCCGACTTCTCCTCCGAGGAGTTCGTGGTGCCCTGGAAGCTGCGATGCCTGGCCGAGACCTTCGCCAGCG GTGAGATCCACGGGCGGACGCTGATCGACGTGGGCTCGGGCCCCACCATCTACCAGCTGCTGAGCGCCTGCGACCACTTCGAGGAGATCGTGGCCACCGACTACCTGGCGGTGAACCGGGAGGAGCTGGGGCGCTgggcgcggggggagcccggcACCTTCGACTGGAGCCCCTTCATCCAGCACGTCTGCAAGATCGAGGGACGCGG GGAGCCCTGGCAGGAGAAGCAGCGCCGGCTGCGGGCCCGGCTGCGGCGCATCCTGCCCATCGACGTCCACCGGCCGGACCCGCTGGGCGCCCCGCTGCGCCCGCCGGCCGACGCCGTCCTCTCCGCTTTCTGCCTGGAGGCCGTCAGCCCCGACCGCGCCGCCTTCGCCCGGGCGCTGGCGCACGTGGGCTCGCTGCTGCGCCCGGGGGGCCACGCGCTGCTgctgggggccctgggggagtCCTTCTACCTGGCGGGGGCCGCCCGCCTGCCCGTGGTGCCGCTGGCGGAGGACGACGTCCGCGCGGCCTTGGCGGGCGCCGGCTTCGCCCTTCGCGACTTCCGCTCCTACGCCATGCCGCCCGCCCTCCGCACCGGCGTGGACGACGTCGACGGCGTCTTCTTCGCCCACGCGCAGAAACCGCTGGAGGCCtga
- the PGAP3 gene encoding GPI-specific phospholipase A2-like PGAP3 isoform X4 — translation MVHSGSDWEGLSGQDRGRVGCPLPLLRLPGCRLDLPRRLQVRVHVADGAALRPGRPQGAPVPRQVALLAVPVLPGAGLRLRLLPQRPGQLRHAAALQSRRPPGLPHVPHLRRLRLGLLKRLVLVHRFPHEGHGCDGAPPAPLPQKLDYFCASAVVLHSVYLCCVRTLGLQRPALISIFRAFLLLFLACHISYLTLVRFDYGYNMAANAAIGLLNLAWWLRWCLRNRPRLPHVWKCAAVVLLLQALALLELLDFPPLFWVLDAHALWHIGTIPLNVLFYSFLVDDSLYLLKANSDLFKAD, via the exons ATGGTCCATAGTGGGAGTGACTGGGAGGGCCTCAGCGGCCAGGACAGGGGCCGCGTCGGCTGCCCCCTCCCGCTGCTTCGTCTCCCCGGCTGCAGGCTGGACCTGCCGCGACGACTGCAAGTACGAGTGCATGTGGCTGACGGTGCGGCTCTACGTCCAGGGCGGCCACAGGGTGCCCCAGTTCCACGGCAAG TGGCCCTTCTCGCGGTTCCTGTTCTTCCAGGAGCCGGCCTCCGCCTTCGCCTCCTTCCTCAACGGCCTGGCCAGCTTCGTCATGCTGCTGCGCTACAAAGCCGCCgtccccccggcctcccccaTGTACCCCACCTGCGTCGCCTTCGCCTGG GTCTCCTTAAACGCCTGGTTCTGGTCCACCGTTTTCCACACGAGGGACACGGCTGTGACGGAG ctcccccagccccgctcccccagaAACTGGACTATTTCTGCGCTTCGGCCGTCGTCCTGCACTCCGTGTACCTGTGCTGCGTCAG GACGCTGGGGCTGCAGCGGCCAGCCTTAATCAGCATCTTCagggccttcctcctcctcttcctcgcctgCCACATCTCCTACCTGACCCTCGTCCGCTTCGACTACGGCTACAACATGGCTGCGAACGCGGCGATCG ggctcctcAACCTGGCGTGGTGGCTGCGGTGGTGCCTGCGGAACCGCCCGCGCCTGCCCCACGTCTGGAAGTGCGCGGccgtggtgctgctgctgcaggcgctGGCGCTGCTGGAGCTCCTCGACTTCCCCCCCCTCTTCTGGGTGCTGGACGCCCACGCGCTCTGGCACATCGGCACCATCCCCCTCAACGTCCTCTTCTACAG TTTCCTGGTGGACGACAGCCTCTACCTCCTGAAGGCCAACTCCGACCTCTTCAAAGCGGACTag
- the TCAP gene encoding telethonin, with amino-acid sequence MLGPSAVVRSGGLLSGARLGCRVREEDVGRRESFSAEWLDLELSTRPEEGWCRREVDEQRRETLEHRGETRVLEQRSPWGVLRVGFLGQPLTQHLLPYARTLPLPLFAPPDLRGAKAGVPRTLSRSLSHEAQRG; translated from the exons ATGCTGGGGCCGAGCGCGGTGGTGCGCAGCGGGGGGCTGCTCTCGGGCGCCCGCCTGGGCTGCCGCGTGCGGGAGGAGGACGTGGGGCGTCGCGAGAGCTTTAGCGCCGAGTGGCTGGACCTGGAGCTCAGCACCCGGCCTGAGGAGGG GTGGTGCCGGCGGGAGGTGGACGAGCAGCGCCGGGAGACGCTGGAGCATCGCGGGGAGACGCGGGTGCTGGAGCAGCGCTCGCCCTGGGGGGTGCTGCGGGTGGGGTTCCTGGGGCAGCCCCTGacccagcacctcctgccctacgcccgcaccctgcccctgcccctcttcGCCCCCCCGGACCTCCGCGGTGCCAAGGCGGGGGTCCCCCGCACGCTGTCCCGCTCCCTCTCCCACGAGGCCCAGCGGGGCTGA
- the PGAP3 gene encoding GPI-specific phospholipase A2-like PGAP3 isoform X5 yields MVHSGSDWEGLSGQDRGRVGCPLPLLRLPGCRLDLPRRLQVRVHVADGAALRPGRPQGAPVPRQVALLAVPVLPGAGLRLRLLPQRPGQLRHAAALQSRRPPGLPHVPHLRRLRLGLLKRLVLVHRFPHEGHGCDGAPLPQKLDYFCASAVVLHSVYLCCVRTLGLQRPALISIFRAFLLLFLACHISYLTLVRFDYGYNMAANAAIGLLNLAWWLRWCLRNRPRLPHVWKCAAVVLLLQALALLELLDFPPLFWVLDAHALWHIGTIPLNVLFYSFLVDDSLYLLKANSDLFKAD; encoded by the exons ATGGTCCATAGTGGGAGTGACTGGGAGGGCCTCAGCGGCCAGGACAGGGGCCGCGTCGGCTGCCCCCTCCCGCTGCTTCGTCTCCCCGGCTGCAGGCTGGACCTGCCGCGACGACTGCAAGTACGAGTGCATGTGGCTGACGGTGCGGCTCTACGTCCAGGGCGGCCACAGGGTGCCCCAGTTCCACGGCAAG TGGCCCTTCTCGCGGTTCCTGTTCTTCCAGGAGCCGGCCTCCGCCTTCGCCTCCTTCCTCAACGGCCTGGCCAGCTTCGTCATGCTGCTGCGCTACAAAGCCGCCgtccccccggcctcccccaTGTACCCCACCTGCGTCGCCTTCGCCTGG GTCTCCTTAAACGCCTGGTTCTGGTCCACCGTTTTCCACACGAGGGACACGGCTGTGACGGAG ccccgctcccccagaAACTGGACTATTTCTGCGCTTCGGCCGTCGTCCTGCACTCCGTGTACCTGTGCTGCGTCAG GACGCTGGGGCTGCAGCGGCCAGCCTTAATCAGCATCTTCagggccttcctcctcctcttcctcgcctgCCACATCTCCTACCTGACCCTCGTCCGCTTCGACTACGGCTACAACATGGCTGCGAACGCGGCGATCG ggctcctcAACCTGGCGTGGTGGCTGCGGTGGTGCCTGCGGAACCGCCCGCGCCTGCCCCACGTCTGGAAGTGCGCGGccgtggtgctgctgctgcaggcgctGGCGCTGCTGGAGCTCCTCGACTTCCCCCCCCTCTTCTGGGTGCTGGACGCCCACGCGCTCTGGCACATCGGCACCATCCCCCTCAACGTCCTCTTCTACAG TTTCCTGGTGGACGACAGCCTCTACCTCCTGAAGGCCAACTCCGACCTCTTCAAAGCGGACTag
- the PGAP3 gene encoding GPI-specific phospholipase A2-like PGAP3 isoform X2 encodes MVHSGSDWEGLSGQDRGRVGCPLPLLRLPGCRLDLPRRLQVRVHVADGAALRPGRPQGAPVPRQVALLAVPVLPGAGLRLRLLPQRPGQLRHAAALQSRRPPGLPHVPHLRRLRLGLLKRLVLVHRFPHEGHGCDGGEWHPQTRRDRGFVPKPVLGSSPPAPLPQKLDYFCASAVVLHSVYLCCVRTLGLQRPALISIFRAFLLLFLACHISYLTLVRFDYGYNMAANAAIGLLNLAWWLRWCLRNRPRLPHVWKCAAVVLLLQALALLELLDFPPLFWVLDAHALWHIGTIPLNVLFYSFLVDDSLYLLKANSDLFKAD; translated from the exons ATGGTCCATAGTGGGAGTGACTGGGAGGGCCTCAGCGGCCAGGACAGGGGCCGCGTCGGCTGCCCCCTCCCGCTGCTTCGTCTCCCCGGCTGCAGGCTGGACCTGCCGCGACGACTGCAAGTACGAGTGCATGTGGCTGACGGTGCGGCTCTACGTCCAGGGCGGCCACAGGGTGCCCCAGTTCCACGGCAAG TGGCCCTTCTCGCGGTTCCTGTTCTTCCAGGAGCCGGCCTCCGCCTTCGCCTCCTTCCTCAACGGCCTGGCCAGCTTCGTCATGCTGCTGCGCTACAAAGCCGCCgtccccccggcctcccccaTGTACCCCACCTGCGTCGCCTTCGCCTGG GTCTCCTTAAACGCCTGGTTCTGGTCCACCGTTTTCCACACGAGGGACACGGCTGTGACGGAGGTGAGTGGCACCCCCAGACCCGGCGTGACCGCGGGTTCGTCCCCAAACCCGTGCTGGGGTCCT ctcccccagccccgctcccccagaAACTGGACTATTTCTGCGCTTCGGCCGTCGTCCTGCACTCCGTGTACCTGTGCTGCGTCAG GACGCTGGGGCTGCAGCGGCCAGCCTTAATCAGCATCTTCagggccttcctcctcctcttcctcgcctgCCACATCTCCTACCTGACCCTCGTCCGCTTCGACTACGGCTACAACATGGCTGCGAACGCGGCGATCG ggctcctcAACCTGGCGTGGTGGCTGCGGTGGTGCCTGCGGAACCGCCCGCGCCTGCCCCACGTCTGGAAGTGCGCGGccgtggtgctgctgctgcaggcgctGGCGCTGCTGGAGCTCCTCGACTTCCCCCCCCTCTTCTGGGTGCTGGACGCCCACGCGCTCTGGCACATCGGCACCATCCCCCTCAACGTCCTCTTCTACAG TTTCCTGGTGGACGACAGCCTCTACCTCCTGAAGGCCAACTCCGACCTCTTCAAAGCGGACTag